A single Dermacentor albipictus isolate Rhodes 1998 colony chromosome 3, USDA_Dalb.pri_finalv2, whole genome shotgun sequence DNA region contains:
- the LOC135912857 gene encoding acanthoscurrin-2-like: MGEATAVSHTDSVRVSRIPQAISTMNRLVVALFAAVALVVVDQVSAGYLLGGTGGYGGYGGYGGSGGYRGYGSGGYGGGSYGGGLGGYGGGYRGGYGGFGGGLGSGGYGGGFGSGGYGGGLGGYGGGLGSGGYGGGFGGYGKGYKSYGSSYSGGYGSSYGSGGYGGSGGFGRGFGGGKYGGSGWW; the protein is encoded by the exons ATGGGTGAGGCCACTGCCGTCTCGCACACCGACTCAGTTCGAGTATCGAGGATCCCACAG GCTATTAGCACAATGAACAGGCTGGTGGTAGCTCTCTTCGCCGCGGTGGCGCTGGTCGTTGTCGACCAGGTCAGCGCCGGCTACCTGCTCGGTGGCACTGGTGGCTACGGGGGCTACGGCGGATACGGTGGGTCTGGTGGCTACCGCGGCTACGGAAGTGGCGGCTACGGCGGTGGCAGCTATGGTGGCGGTCTCGGTGGCTACGGCGGTGGCTACAGAGGAGGCTACGGCGGCTTCGGCGGTGGTCTCGGAAGCGGAGGCTATGGCGGCGGTTTCGGAAGCGGAGGATACGGCGGTGGTCTCGGAGGCTACGGTGGGGGTCTCGGAAGCGGAGGCTACGGTGGTGGTTTTGGAGGTTATGGCAAGGGCTACAAGAGCTACGGAAGCAGCTACTCCGGTGGCTACGGAAGCAGCTACGGAAGTGGAGGCTACGGTGGCAGTGGAGGCTTCGG GCGTGGCTTTGGCGGTGGCAAGTACGGCGGAAGCGGATGGTGGTGA